The following coding sequences are from one Eptesicus fuscus isolate TK198812 chromosome 7, DD_ASM_mEF_20220401, whole genome shotgun sequence window:
- the GRAP2 gene encoding GRB2-related adapter protein 2 isoform X1 — protein MEAIAKFDFTASGEDELSFHAGDTLKILSNQEEWFKAELGSQEGYVPKNFIDIQFPEWFHEGLSRHQAENLLMSKEVGFFIIRASQSSPGDFSISVRHEDDVQHFKVMRDNKGNYFLWTEKFPSLNKLVDFYRTTSISKQKQIFLRDRTREDQGRRGNSLDRWPQGGPHISGAVGEESRPAMNRKLSDHPPPPPSQYPPAPPLGQQRYLQHHHFHQERRGGSLDINDGHCGLSMGSEMNTTLMHRRHTDPVQLQVAGRVRWARALYDFEALEDDELGFRSGEVVEVLDSSNPSWWTGRLHNKLGLFPANYVAPMIR, from the exons ATCTTAAGTAACCAAGAGGAGTGGTTCAAGGCAGAGCTTGGGAGCCAAGAAGGATACGTGCCCAAGAATTTTATAGACATCCAGTTTCCTGA ATGGTTTCACGAAGGCCTCTCGCGACACCAGGCAGAGAACTTGCTCATGTCCAAGGAGGTTGGTTTCTTCATCATCCGGGCCAGCCAGAGCTCCCCCGGGGACTTCTCCATATCCGTCAG GCACGAGGATGATGTTCAGCACTTCAAGGTCATGAGGGACAACAAGGGTAACTACTTCCTATGGACAGAGAAGTTTCCGTCCCTCAACAAGCTGGTGGACTTCTACAGGACAACGTCTATCTCCAAACAGAAGCAGATCTTCCTGAGGGATAGGACGCGAGAGGACCAG GGTCGCCGGGGCAACAGCCTGGACCGATGGCCCCAGGGAGGCCCACATATCAGTGGGGCTGTGGGAGAAGAAAGCCGGCCTGCGATGAACCGGAAGCTGTCGGATcacccaccaccccctccatcaCAGTATCCCCCGGCCCCACCGCTGGGGCAGCAGCGGTACCTGCAGCATCACCACTTTCATCAG GAACGCCGTGGAGGCAGCCTTGACATAAACGACGGACACTGTGGCCTGAGCATGGGCAGCGAAATGAATACCACCCTCATGCACCGGAGACACACCGACCCAGTGCAGCTGCAGGTGGCCGGG CGAGTGCGGTGGGCCCGGGCGCTGTATGACTTCGAGGCCCTGGAGGATGACGAGCTGGGATTCCGCTCCGGAGAGGTGGTCGAGGTCCTGGACAGCTCCAACCCGTCCTGGTGGACGGGCCGCCTGCACAACAAGCTGGGCCTCTTCCCTGCCAACTACGTGGCGCCCATGATCCGGTGA
- the GRAP2 gene encoding GRB2-related adapter protein 2 isoform X2 translates to MVSRRPLATPGRELAHVQGGWFLHHPGQPELPRGLLHIRQGRRGNSLDRWPQGGPHISGAVGEESRPAMNRKLSDHPPPPPSQYPPAPPLGQQRYLQHHHFHQERRGGSLDINDGHCGLSMGSEMNTTLMHRRHTDPVQLQVAGRVRWARALYDFEALEDDELGFRSGEVVEVLDSSNPSWWTGRLHNKLGLFPANYVAPMIR, encoded by the exons ATGGTTTCACGAAGGCCTCTCGCGACACCAGGCAGAGAACTTGCTCATGTCCAAGGAGGTTGGTTTCTTCATCATCCGGGCCAGCCAGAGCTCCCCCGGGGACTTCTCCATATCCGTCAG GGTCGCCGGGGCAACAGCCTGGACCGATGGCCCCAGGGAGGCCCACATATCAGTGGGGCTGTGGGAGAAGAAAGCCGGCCTGCGATGAACCGGAAGCTGTCGGATcacccaccaccccctccatcaCAGTATCCCCCGGCCCCACCGCTGGGGCAGCAGCGGTACCTGCAGCATCACCACTTTCATCAG GAACGCCGTGGAGGCAGCCTTGACATAAACGACGGACACTGTGGCCTGAGCATGGGCAGCGAAATGAATACCACCCTCATGCACCGGAGACACACCGACCCAGTGCAGCTGCAGGTGGCCGGG CGAGTGCGGTGGGCCCGGGCGCTGTATGACTTCGAGGCCCTGGAGGATGACGAGCTGGGATTCCGCTCCGGAGAGGTGGTCGAGGTCCTGGACAGCTCCAACCCGTCCTGGTGGACGGGCCGCCTGCACAACAAGCTGGGCCTCTTCCCTGCCAACTACGTGGCGCCCATGATCCGGTGA